The following proteins are co-located in the Neomonachus schauinslandi chromosome 8, ASM220157v2, whole genome shotgun sequence genome:
- the CENPQ gene encoding centromere protein Q codes for MSSKASSSKKRSQQLKRNPKRKNDDEEMELPEKKVRNIAKNKNPKHLPSEGQTEHTNLKRVKIASNKRKTWQPLSETSREHLQTMMDSVIIAILSNNIGENERVQYHLNYLKKRLLQLCETVKVPPKKLKDLTNVSSLLKMERAQHRANEEGLALLQEEIDKIVETVESMTGNIQSLKNKIQVLTSEVEEEEEKIKQMFHIDSSGVLCLPELSQKSLKAPTLQKEILTLIPNHNALLKDLDVLHNSTQTRNMLTFIEEAYKRLDAS; via the exons ATGTCTAGCAAAGCAAGTTCTTCCAAGAAAAGGTCTCAACAgttaaaaagaaacccaaaaagaaaaaatgatgatgaGGAAATGGAGTTACCAGAGAAAAAG GTTAGAaacatagcaaaaaataaaaatccgaagcatctgccttctgaag GACAAACAGAGCATACTAATCTAAAACGGGTTAAGATAGCATCCAACAAGAGAAAAACCTGGCAGCCTCTTTCAGAGACTAGTAGAGAGCACTTGCAAACTATGATGGACTCAGTAATAAT agcaATTTTGAGTAACAATATTGGAGAAAATGAACGAGTTCAGTATCATCTTAACTATCTGAAGAAAAG ATTGCTACAACTGTGTGAAACCGTTAAAGTCCCTCCCAAAAAGCTGAAAGATTTAACTAACGTGTCAAGTCTACTGAAAATGGAAAGGGCACAGCACAGAGCTAATGAAGAAGGTCTGGCATTATTGCAG gaagaaatagataaaatagtaGAGACCGTAGAGTCAATGACTGGGAATATTCAGAGCCTAAAGAACAAAATTCAAGTTCTGACAAGTGAggtggaagaagaagaggagaaaataaaacag aTGTTTCACATAGATAGTAGTGGGGTACTCTgtcttccagaactttctcagaAGAGTCTCAAAGCACCCACACTTCAG AAAGAAATTTTGACATTAATTCCAAACCATAACGCTCTTCTGAAGGACTTGGATGTTCTCCATAATTCAACCCAGACGAGGAATATGTTAACTTTCATCGAAGAAGCTTATAAGAGACTGGATGCCTCTTAA